A genomic stretch from Dyella sp. M7H15-1 includes:
- a CDS encoding TMEM43 family protein, with product MSGERKPPLSIRELPWPALGAVILLIGVGVAAITEKGHIDYRTQMQRHGGDVLNLGSDGRPGADEQGNMVRVVGPVQVVEEPLDQLFNQQSNQPVLIRHVQMFQWHELRLGGPVSYELDWEDHPIDSSHFEHAQTHANPGKFPLKSARFDAGLVRLNDFVLDPALIHALTGSRPMTPDLRRLPSNLAASFSLFNNSLVTSAVPSNPQLGDLRVSWEVVPVQDVTIVAKVNGNQLVPASDAADGVGFAVQSGNVPLADIFPDLPVPPEYAWLRRIGSMLLATFGTVLLLRWHYQRIDPVLAPAIAVLVMGAVDTVLWLGHDNARAGWWFVLTFVGIALTVWRVRALAPVSAKK from the coding sequence ATGAGCGGCGAGCGCAAGCCACCTCTCTCAATCCGTGAGTTGCCGTGGCCCGCACTGGGTGCTGTGATTCTGCTTATTGGCGTGGGTGTTGCCGCAATCACCGAGAAAGGGCACATCGACTACCGCACGCAGATGCAGCGCCATGGCGGCGACGTGCTCAACCTGGGGAGCGACGGCCGGCCGGGCGCCGATGAACAGGGCAACATGGTGCGCGTGGTTGGCCCCGTGCAGGTGGTAGAAGAACCGCTGGATCAGCTATTCAATCAGCAAAGCAACCAGCCGGTGCTGATCCGTCATGTGCAGATGTTCCAGTGGCATGAGCTACGCTTAGGCGGTCCGGTTTCTTATGAGCTGGATTGGGAAGATCACCCGATCGATTCCAGTCATTTCGAACATGCCCAAACCCATGCCAATCCTGGCAAATTCCCGCTGAAATCGGCGCGGTTCGATGCCGGTTTGGTGCGTCTGAATGATTTCGTGCTTGATCCGGCACTGATCCATGCCCTGACCGGAAGCCGGCCGATGACGCCGGACTTGCGCAGGCTGCCGAGCAATCTCGCGGCCAGCTTCAGTTTGTTCAACAACAGTTTGGTCACCAGCGCAGTGCCTTCCAATCCGCAACTCGGCGATCTGCGCGTGAGCTGGGAAGTCGTGCCGGTTCAGGACGTCACGATCGTGGCCAAGGTGAATGGCAACCAGCTGGTACCCGCCAGCGACGCTGCGGATGGGGTGGGTTTTGCCGTGCAATCGGGCAATGTTCCGCTGGCCGATATTTTCCCGGACTTGCCGGTGCCGCCCGAATACGCGTGGTTGCGCCGCATCGGTTCGATGCTGCTCGCTACGTTCGGTACGGTGCTGCTGTTGCGCTGGCACTATCAGCGCATCGACCCGGTTCTCGCACCCGCGATAGCGGTGCTGGTGATGGGTGCGGTGGATACAGTGCTTTGGCTGGGCCATGACAACGCACGTGCTGGCTGGTGGTTCGTATTAACCTTTGTCGGTATCGCCTTGACGGTATGGCGCGTGCGCGCACTGGCCCCCGTTTCTGCGAAGAAGTGA
- a CDS encoding NUDIX hydrolase → MSHENRKPHDAGAEPETLYQGRWLSLCQRGRWEYAERNNPGGAVIILAVTPEDNILLVEQYRVAVQAFTIEMPAGLVGDLSGSENESVLIAAQRELEEETGYRCGRMAFVHEGPTSSGMSSEMIAFVRAHDLVRIGDGGGDESENIVVHEVPRKEVGKWLLARAAEGYSIDPKLFAGLWFIEHAHLFD, encoded by the coding sequence ATGAGTCACGAAAATCGCAAACCCCACGATGCTGGCGCCGAGCCTGAAACGCTCTACCAGGGACGCTGGCTCAGCCTGTGCCAACGCGGACGATGGGAATATGCCGAACGCAATAATCCAGGTGGCGCGGTGATCATTCTGGCGGTGACGCCCGAAGACAACATTCTGCTGGTCGAGCAGTACCGCGTCGCAGTTCAGGCATTCACGATTGAAATGCCGGCGGGCCTGGTAGGTGATCTGTCCGGCAGTGAAAACGAAAGCGTGCTGATCGCTGCACAACGTGAGCTGGAAGAAGAAACCGGCTATCGCTGTGGTCGCATGGCATTCGTGCACGAAGGGCCGACATCATCGGGCATGAGTAGCGAGATGATCGCTTTCGTGCGAGCACATGACTTGGTCAGGATCGGCGACGGCGGCGGTGATGAGAGCGAAAACATCGTGGTGCACGAAGTGCCACGCAAGGAGGTTGGCAAGTGGCTGCTGGCACGTGCCGCAGAGGGTTACTCGATCGACCCGAAGCTGTTTGCCGGATTGTGGTTTATCGAACACGCCCATCTATTTGACTGA
- a CDS encoding 5'-3' exonuclease H3TH domain-containing protein, producing MPDEFHDAEGHPANAVHGYTRFLCELLEREQPSHLAVAFDASLTTSFRNAIYPPYKANRELPPPDLERQFVQCRAVTEALGIRVLMDHRFEADDLIGSTLWGMRANGFRSVIVSADKDFGQLLGEQDEQWDYARNLRWGPAGVFERLGVHPEQVADFLALCGDTVDNIPGMPGIGAKTAAALLAHFGNLDALLERVEEVPFLRLRGAASCAAKLREHGELAKLYRQLTRIALDAPVESQAEALLRRPDPESIEPLCEQLRFGPLTRNRLRALNSV from the coding sequence CTGTGTGAGTTGCTGGAACGCGAGCAACCCTCGCATCTTGCGGTGGCGTTTGATGCCTCGTTGACCACCTCGTTCCGCAACGCCATCTATCCGCCATACAAGGCCAATCGCGAGTTGCCGCCGCCCGATCTGGAGCGACAATTCGTGCAATGCCGTGCTGTAACAGAAGCACTTGGCATTCGCGTATTGATGGATCACCGTTTTGAGGCGGATGACCTGATCGGCAGCACCTTGTGGGGCATGCGCGCCAACGGTTTTCGCAGTGTGATCGTTTCAGCCGACAAGGATTTTGGCCAATTGCTCGGCGAGCAGGACGAGCAATGGGATTATGCGCGCAATCTGCGCTGGGGGCCGGCCGGGGTGTTTGAACGACTAGGCGTGCATCCCGAACAGGTCGCGGATTTTCTCGCGCTGTGCGGCGACACCGTCGACAATATTCCCGGCATGCCGGGCATCGGCGCGAAGACTGCCGCCGCCTTGCTTGCACACTTTGGCAATCTTGATGCCCTGCTTGAGCGAGTGGAAGAAGTGCCCTTCCTGCGCCTGCGCGGCGCGGCCAGTTGTGCTGCAAAACTGCGCGAGCATGGTGAATTGGCAAAGCTGTATCGCCAACTTACCCGTATCGCACTGGATGCCCCGGTTGAAAGCCAGGCGGAAGCCTTGCTGCGCCGCCCCGATCCCGAGTCCATCGAACCACTGTGCGAGCAACTTCGCTTTGGCCCGCTGACACGCAATCGTCTGCGCGCACTCAACAGCGTGTAA